Proteins co-encoded in one Candidatus Poribacteria bacterium genomic window:
- a CDS encoding aldo/keto reductase: MSTQANPLSRRRLGRTELEVTCLGMGGAGLGRGDVTDDEAVEAVHRAIDLGINYLDTAPLYGESERRVGLALADGWREKIYLATKTGTHPEWRGDFSAAGTRRSVENSLRLLGTDYLDVCLVHDPDSMDPVVAKGGALDELQRMREEGLIKFIGLGVRQHEFHKIAIETGVVDVILTYLDYTLLSQTANEWLIPLAAENDIGIINGSPIAMGLLSGIEPDVSASNAHLDTSDAEKAHQLYQWATENNLNVLNLAIQFCFRQPRIAMSLTGSKNATEVEQNFAAATTPVPNDVWKQLQALL, from the coding sequence ATGTCAACACAAGCAAATCCGTTGTCAAGGCGGCGGTTAGGACGCACGGAATTAGAGGTCACATGCCTCGGTATGGGCGGTGCAGGTCTCGGCAGAGGCGATGTCACCGACGATGAAGCGGTCGAAGCGGTACACCGAGCGATTGATTTGGGAATCAATTATCTGGACACCGCACCACTCTACGGTGAGAGCGAAAGACGGGTAGGACTTGCACTCGCTGATGGGTGGCGTGAGAAAATTTATCTTGCCACGAAAACAGGCACACATCCTGAATGGCGCGGCGATTTTAGTGCCGCAGGCACGCGCCGTAGCGTCGAAAATAGCCTTCGGTTGCTGGGTACAGACTACCTCGATGTCTGCTTAGTACATGACCCAGATAGTATGGACCCTGTCGTCGCGAAAGGTGGTGCGTTGGATGAACTTCAGCGGATGCGCGAGGAAGGACTGATTAAGTTTATTGGACTTGGGGTCCGACAACACGAGTTCCACAAAATTGCCATAGAGACCGGTGTCGTTGATGTTATTCTAACGTATTTGGATTACACGCTCCTGAGTCAAACCGCAAACGAGTGGTTGATACCGCTTGCTGCTGAAAACGATATTGGCATTATTAACGGGAGTCCTATTGCGATGGGGTTGCTTTCCGGGATTGAGCCAGATGTATCAGCCAGCAACGCACACTTAGACACATCTGACGCTGAAAAAGCACATCAACTCTATCAGTGGGCAACTGAAAACAACCTGAACGTGCTGAACCTCGCCATTCAATTTTGTTTCCGCCAACCGAGGATTGCGATGAGCTTGACGGGTTCTAAGAATGCGACAGAAGTAGAGCAGAACTTTGCCGCCGCTACGACACCGGTTCCCAACGATGTGTGGAAACAATTACAGGCACTTTTGTAA